The Priestia megaterium NBRC 15308 = ATCC 14581 region ACGTATCTCGAAAAAAAGGACCATTGTATTTGCAAATAAAAAATATCTTAAAAGATCGAATTTTGCATGGCGTGTATCCCATTCAAACAAATATTCCTTCTGAACCGCAGCTGGAAGAGGAATTTCAAGTAAGTAAAATTACGGTTCGAAATGCTATTAAAGAACTTGTGAAAGATGGATATTTAGAAACAAAAAGCGGTAAAGGAACAAAAGTTATTCGAAATACATCCATTTCAAGGCTGTCAAAAGGAAAACGCTTTACCGAAGTGTTGGTGGAAAAAGGGCATATCATTCAAAAAAGGCTGCTTGGGGCAGAGACAATTGAAAATGCACCAGAAACAACTTTATATAAGCTGTTCGGTGAGCAATGCATTCGAATAGAACGTCTTTACTATTTAGATAATGAACCTTATATTCATTACACGCATTATTTAACCATGCAGCGCATGGAAGGGATAGAATTAACACACTTAAATGCACAATCGTTATACGATTTGATTGAAGAACAGGATATTACATTGGAGAAATTTCGAGATCAGTTTGCTGTTGCAAAAGCTGATTCTTATGTAGGCGAAAGACTGAATGTGCAGGCCGGAGAAGCGCTATTAAAAAGATCACGGTATTCATATGATGAAGAAGGAAATATCATCGAATACAGTGAGGGCTATTATAATACAGAGATGCAGCAATACATTGTGAATTACGATATTTAAGAAGTGCGAGAAGAATACATATTCTTTTCGCCTGAAAAAATGAGAGCG contains the following coding sequences:
- a CDS encoding GntR family transcriptional regulator, which translates into the protein MNVSRKKGPLYLQIKNILKDRILHGVYPIQTNIPSEPQLEEEFQVSKITVRNAIKELVKDGYLETKSGKGTKVIRNTSISRLSKGKRFTEVLVEKGHIIQKRLLGAETIENAPETTLYKLFGEQCIRIERLYYLDNEPYIHYTHYLTMQRMEGIELTHLNAQSLYDLIEEQDITLEKFRDQFAVAKADSYVGERLNVQAGEALLKRSRYSYDEEGNIIEYSEGYYNTEMQQYIVNYDI